The Pan paniscus chromosome 3, NHGRI_mPanPan1-v2.0_pri, whole genome shotgun sequence genome includes a window with the following:
- the WDR1 gene encoding WD repeat-containing protein 1 isoform X2 yields the protein MPYEIKKVFASLPQVERGVSKIIGGDPKGNNFLYTNGKCVILRNIDDHSRFVNCVRFSPDGNRFATASADGQIYIYDGKTGEKVCALGGSKAHDGGIYAISWSPDSTHLLSASGDKTSKIWDVSVNSVVSTFPMGSTVLDQQLGCLWQKDHLLSVSLSGYINYLDRNNPSKPLRVIKGHSKSIQCLTVHKNGGKSYIYSGSHDGHINYWDSETGENDSFTGKGHTNQVSRMTVDESGQLISCSMDDTVRYTSLMLRDYSGQGVVKLDVQPKCVAVGPGGYAVVVCIGQIVLLKDQRKCFSIDNPGYEPEVVAVHPGGDTVAIGGADGNVRLYSILGTTLKDEGKLLEAKGPVTDVAYSHDGAFLAVCDASKVVTVFSVADGYSENNVFYGHHAKIVCLAWSPDNEHFASGGMDMMVYVWTLSDPETRVKIQDAHRLHHVSSLAWLDEHTLVTTSHDASVKEWTITY from the exons GACCACAGCCGCTTTGTCAACTGTGTGCGATTCTCTCCTGATGGGAACAGATTTGCCACAGCCAGTGCTGATGGCCAG ATATACATCTATGACGGGAAGACTGGGGAGAAGGTGTGCGCGCTGGGCGGAAGCAAGGCCCACGACGGTGGGATTTACGCA ATTAGTTGGAGTCCCGACAGCACCCATTTGCTTTCTGCTTCTGGGGACAAAACTTCCAAGATTTGGGACGTCAGTGTGAACTCCGTGGTCAGCACATTTCCCATGGGCTCCACGGTTCTGGACCAGCAGCTGGGCTGCCTATGGCAGAAGGACCACCTGCTCAGTGTCTCCCTGTCCGGGTACATCAACTATCTGGACAGAAACAACCCCAGCAAGCCCCTGCGCGTCATCAAG GGTCACAGTAAATCGATCCAGTGTCTGACGGTGCATAAAAACGGCGGCAAGTCCTACATTTACTCTGGGAGCCACGACGGACACATTAAT TACTGGGATTCAGAGACGGGGGAGAACGACTCCTTCACTGGGAAAGGCCACACGAACCAGGTGTCCAGGATGACCGTGGATGAGTCGGGGCAGCTCATCAGCTGCAGCATGGACGACACCGTGCGGTACACCAGCCTCATGCTGCGGGACTACAG CGGACAAGGAGTTGTGAAACTGGACGTTCAGCCAAAGTGCGTAGCTGTCGGCCCCGGGGGATACGCCGTGGTCGTGTGCATTGGACAG ATTGTGCTGCTGAAGGATCAGAGGAAGTGCTTCAGCATCGACAACCCCGGCTACGAGCCCGAAGTTGTGGCAGTGCACCCCGGCGGGGACACGGTGGCAATTGGGGGTGCA GACGGCAACGTCCgcctgtactccatcctgggcaccACGCTGAAGGATGAGGGCAAGCTCCTAGAGGCCAAGGGCCCCGTGACCGACGTGGCCTACTCCCACGACGGCGCCTTCCTCGCGGTGTGCGACGCCAGCAAGGTGGTCACAGTGTTCAGCGTTGCTGACGGCTACTCG GAGAACAATGTTTTTTATGGACACCATGCAAAAATCGTCTGCCTGGCCTGGTCCCCAGACAATGAACACTTTGCCTCCGGTGGCATGGACATGATGGTGTATGTTTGGACCCTGAGTGACCCGGAAACCAGAGTCAAGATCCAAG ATGCACACCGGCTGCACCATGTCAGCAGCCTGGCCTGGCTGGACGAGCACACGCTGGTCACGACCTCCCATGATGCCTCTGTCAAGGAGTGGACAATCACCTACTGA